One window of Mycobacterium kubicae genomic DNA carries:
- a CDS encoding TnsA-like heteromeric transposase endonuclease subunit, with product MTVVLSDAANVAAESDTAELSWVTAEGVPQRLSPDQAAAVPFEDGLPVRRFTTRKGQRHLSGRWWCATTTGHVGFESWLERDHVMLLDFDPAVVGIAAQPFWLSWSDASGSIVRHAPDYFARRADGSAVVMDCRPIERRRDSDRAKFEATRRACARLGWEYRLVGSVEPILAANTRWLAGYRHPRHGHPLIAQLLVEVFATPRGLMHGAAKVGDPIAVLPVLFHLLWRQTLTADLTCPLSEMSVVAVAGARS from the coding sequence GTGACGGTCGTGTTATCCGACGCGGCGAACGTGGCCGCGGAGTCGGACACTGCGGAGTTGAGCTGGGTTACCGCCGAAGGTGTGCCCCAACGGCTGTCACCGGATCAGGCCGCGGCGGTTCCGTTTGAGGACGGGCTGCCGGTGCGCCGGTTCACCACCCGCAAAGGCCAGCGTCATCTGAGCGGTCGGTGGTGGTGCGCAACAACGACCGGCCATGTTGGGTTCGAGTCATGGCTGGAACGCGATCATGTGATGTTGCTGGATTTTGATCCGGCAGTGGTGGGGATTGCGGCGCAACCGTTTTGGTTGAGCTGGTCGGATGCTAGCGGTTCGATAGTGCGCCATGCCCCGGACTATTTCGCGAGGCGCGCAGATGGTTCGGCGGTCGTAATGGATTGCCGACCGATCGAGCGACGCCGCGATAGCGATCGGGCGAAATTCGAGGCGACCCGGCGGGCGTGCGCTCGATTGGGTTGGGAGTACCGACTGGTCGGCAGTGTCGAGCCAATCCTGGCTGCTAACACTCGGTGGCTGGCGGGCTATCGCCATCCGCGCCATGGCCATCCGCTGATCGCACAGTTGCTGGTTGAAGTATTCGCGACACCTCGCGGATTGATGCACGGCGCGGCGAAAGTTGGAGACCCGATTGCGGTGCTGCCAGTGCTGTTTCACCTGCTGTGGCGCCAGACGCTGACAGCGGACCTGACCTGCCCGCTGAGCGAGATGAGTGTGGTCGCCGTGGCTGGGGCGCGGAGTTGA